Within Homo sapiens chromosome 2, GRCh38.p14 Primary Assembly, the genomic segment TCATTAGTCACAGAGCCAGTTCCAAAGTCCTAAACTTGTTAATCTTGGATATACAAATCAATACAAGTTCGATGCCTGGCTCCAGGATGCTTACTAAACATTTGAAAGTCAGGGCATATGCAATGGGAACCAGAAAGGGGTAACGCAGAGGTTCGAAGTTTCCATAGCTCAACATTCTTGATAGACGGAGGAAGCTCAGGTGAAAACATCATGGTCACGGCCAATGGTTTTCCAAAGTCTTTGTGTCCAAAAGTAGGACACATTGAAGAGCACATTTGACTCTCTGCTGTTATGTCAGGAATTAAGTTACTACCAGTTTTGAAATCAGTTCCAGTTTCTGCAAATTACAGAATGGAGGATGTTTCTGGAGAGTTATTAGGACATTGTGTAGCCACCAGGAGTTGCTAAATCCTGTAGCCTGTGTTGATCCCTTTTCTGGTGACATTGATTCCACTGTCCTGAATACTGAAAAAAACAGGGCTATGGTCATCATCTATAGTAATTTAAACTCACTTCCATGTTCAGTTTAAGTTTAAAATTGTTAAGTGGGGAATCTAACCCACGTTTCTACTCTAGTACCTTTCAGAGCACACAAAATTAACAGCAAATGAAATGGATTCACTATTTCATTTAGTATGGTTGAAAAAGACTGATGATTTGGCAACCAAAATTATATTTCCTCAAAATCAAGTCAATCGTGCAAAAAGCTCTTTTTCAAAGGCTCATCATGAAGAGCCCAGTGGGAAGATGGGAAATGGCACCGCCCTGACACACCTGTATACCACACCATCCCCACCTTCTGCTCTTGCTGATGAGGGCTGAAGTCAACAGAACTGGCAGTGAGATGCCTCCCTCTGATCTTCACAGATGGACACATCTGTCAGCATGTCATGTAGGTGCCAATTAGGGAGGACTTACATTTTCCTCAGCATTGGCAAAGTCTTAATGATTATGTAAATGTATCTGAGGCCTGTTAACTTGTAATGATGGAAGAAATTATGTCCTGTTCATGTATCACTTTGCAAGATGTATGatgactttctctttctctcaataGCACGGCATGGGCATCCCCTCCATTTCTATTATGCTTCATGAACTCATCAAATTACTCCACCATGCACGGTGCTGCGATGTCACCATTATTAGAATCGGTACATCAGGGGGAATAGGTGAGACGGATTGATGTCTACTATTAGAACTGAGTGATCCTTACATACATGGTAGCTGCCAAAATATAACATCCTATTCAGAGCCCAGCAAAAGCCCAGATGGGCTAAAAAGTGTCAGAAGGCTGGACTTGAGGAAACTTAAGGAAATCTGCCCacattgcctttttcttttattccttttttctttatggaaaCCCACAGGGAGAGATCTCACTGCCTATTGCGGGATAGTCTTAGGTGTTTATAAAGGGAAGAGTAGAAAAATTGTTAGAAGATATGTTTTGAGGGTAGGGGTAAATTTCAAGTCTTAGGAGTTTTTTTAAAGTGACAGAAATAAGTGtgttcaagtaaaaaaaaaaatcataaaaatgtccCAGTTTTATCAGCTAAGTGAGCAAACTGCAAAGCTCTTAGAAAAACATTGCTTTTTGCTCACATCAGTTACTACGTCACCTCTACTGGCTGTATCTTTTCCTCATCAGTACACTAGAAAGAAACCAGGCCAGGCTTTCAGGGAAGGCTTAAGTGATGCTTCCTATAGTTTTCACAGAGCCTCCCAACCTCCCTTCTTCTTAGGCCTGTCAGTCAGCTGTATAGAGGCCTTGGTTTTGCTTCCAGAATGTGTTATGATGAAGTTTTGAGGTTTCCTCAAAACTTTCAGCTTTTTCTTAAGGAGCACATCTTGTCAGGGTATGATTTTACCATGTCACCAAAGTGCAAATACAGACTGCACATGGCAAATGGAGAAGTTTGGTTGACAGGGCGATAGAACTGAATGGGCATTATAAAAAGGGCTGAGATTTGGGAAGAGAAATGGTGGTAGAATTAGACATTTATGGAGCAAAAAGGGATGTCAGAAATCCTCACACAAGTAGGTGGAGAAGTGGTGTGTTCAACATCACAAAGCCACCATGGCTGAGCCATGCTTCACTAGAAATCAGACATGTTGGAAAAGATGATGGCTTTCCACAGCCGTGGTCCAGGAATAAAGTCCAGCCAAGGCCCTTACATCTGGGAGAAAGTAGGACCTTTGTGGATGTTCATCCATAGAGAGAAGTAGAGTGCTAGCAATAAGTGTCAGATCAGGCATCCTTCTAGATTGTAGTTTATCCAACAATACCCCAAATAATCAGTAGTAGGGAACTGCTCATTTGGGCATGAATTTCAGATAACATAGCTATTAAAGTTGCTCATAATTCTTGGGTTGTGGGTTACAAGGATCTGCCTTCATAGCCAACATTCATGCATTGTAAAGTCCTGACTGCTACAGTTACCACTTGATATTAACAAACACCAGCATGGGCAAGGTGCTCCAATGATCATCCAGCTCTTGATTAGGGTATTTTATTTCATGGCAACACGATACATATAGCACACAATGAAGGCCCATGGATGGTGGCAAATTAACCCACTGTACTGGTGTGGACACCTTCATTTTGAAGTTTTATCCTCATTAAGAACTCTTAGCTTACCAAAAAgatgtatttgcttattttcttttaagcagTATTGCGTTTGGAGATGAAAGATGTACACAGTATTGTCGCTCACATGATCCCTTCCtacatgagccaacacaccttaACAAGCATAAACTACTCAGTTAAATAGTATGTTGACCTTTGAGAAACCTTAACCATGACATAATACACtaacacatttaaatattaagatGGCATATAAATAAcatcatttttatgtatatattttcaacttCCCTCTCAATCACTTTCTTAGGACATTGTGAACAATTCAAGGAGCCACTTACTTGGATTGTTTAAAAActatctggccaggcatggtggctcacatttataatcccagtactttgggaggccgaggcagtggatcacttgaggccaggagtttgagaccagcctggccaatgtggtgaaaccccatctctactaaaaatacaaaaaattagttaggtgtgggtgtatgtgcctgtagtcctagctattctggaggctgaggcaggagaattgcttgaaccctggaggcagagactgcagtgagctgagatcaccccactacattacagcctgggtgacagagcaagacctcatctcaaaaaaaaaaaataaaaataaaaataaattaaaaaaaaatatttcacccAACAAGGCTCTATTATCAGTGGCCACCTTGGGTCTCTAGTTGGATCTTCTAAAGCATTTTGTAATTAAGTCTACTTTGATCAATATCAAAATTTATGCCACCCTGAAGGATAAGTCTATACTCTATAGAAAGGATTgtcaagctttttctgtaaaggacaaGACAGTACATATTTTAGGATTTGCTGACTGTGTGATTTCTATTGCAACTTCTCAACTCTGCCTCTAGAGCTTGaaagcagctatagacaatatgtaaataaatgggtgtggctgtgtgactaataaaactttatttacaaagacagGATTTGGTTTATGAACCATAGGCTTGCGGAGCTATAATCTATGGCATCTTTGTGAAAACATTCACTCATTTGACAAatttttattgagtacctataaTGTGGCAGGCACAGAGCTAGACCAGGAGAGAGCAGTGAACAGACATAGTTCTTGACTTTATAGAGTTTATGTTCTAtcagagaaaaagataaacaaatgggtAATTATAAAAAGTGTTAGGACAGAGAGAGTCTAGGGCATTTATGAAGATATATCTTCTTATTCAGGCTTTAAATAGAAACCAGACTGGGTCAAAAGCTGGGTCAAAAATGGGCCTGGGGAAATTTAGTGTAACCTATCTGtgttgccttttaattttttcatttgtttgcttccCTTCTGTGGATTCAGACCTTTTTCAGGAAGTAAATTAAGCTGACACCTGAAGAGTGACTTGGTGTGTGGTGAAaaggtggggggaggaggagatggCATGGCAGGCAGGGAGACTAACAGTTGGCAGAAAATAGTTTCTTAAGTAAGCCCAAGTCCCTTGAGCAACTCAGACTTTGTAGCCATGGAAGGTCAGCCAAGAGCCCTGATTTACATGAAGTCGGCGAGAGAACAAATGTGAaaagaatcagaagaaaaagaggatAGAGATGCAAAGAAATTACAGTAATCAAGAAGTCGCAGAGAAGATTAAATATTAAGAAGTCACATCACTTTATGAAAGCTACTTGCTGGCAGGCTTATTTAGTTTTTTCCTGACCTAATTTATTCAAATTTGAGCCCAAAGTCTGGCACTAATTTGCATGTCCAAGAGTCATGTTTGTCTTGAAATCTAAACCCCATCACATTGTAAATGTGCATTTGAAAAGACAACAAATGTAAATGCCTCTTCTGAATGTTATTTAATtgcatttggaaaagaaaataattttaaagttgaaaacaGGGAGACTCATTAGCAGCTAGCATTAATACTAGAATAAGTTACATACTATGTGTCAAAAGTAAACTCTAAACGATATTCTTCTGTAATCATTTATTCCCACATTGCAGGGATTGCACCAGGGACTGTTGTAATAACGGATATAGCTGTAGACTCCTTCTTTAAGCCCCGGTTTGAACAGGTCATTTTGGACAACATTGTCACCCGAAGTACTGAACTGGACAAAGAACTGTCTGAAGAACTGTTCAACTGTAGCAAAGAAATCCCCAACTTCCCAACCCTCGTTGGACATACAATGTGTACCTATGATTTTTATGAAGGTGAGAACAATTTATAAACtgtgaaggaaacagaaaaatgccAGCAACTCTTTGTTATTCAAACCCATAATTTATATTAACAACTCtacttaagaaaattaatatttgtgggttaaaaaggaaatgaaacagcCTTTTTTACTTACTAAAGCATAGAAACACAAGGACATAATGAGCAGCAGAATGAATTTATATTGAGGGTGGATTTAATCCTCCAAGAACACATTGAACACTAAAATGCAATTAGTGATGTTCACAGAATCTTATCTCTGTTTATGCCTTTAACTTAAATTAGCAGCTCTAAGAGAAGGGAAGTATGCTGATTCTATGTTTCTGCCATTCATCTGTACCTCAAAAATGATCCTGTCCCCCGGAAACAGTGGTCCAGAAAATGGGGAGAAATGCTTGGGGAGGGGGTACAAATCCCACGGGATGGCATGATCTCAGAGCGGGGTTTTTATCTCTCAGCCATGAGTAAGGGGTCCCCAAACCAAGTTTAGAGACAAATTGAAGATGACTGCTATGTAGCAGCACTTGCTACTAGGGATGAAGGGCCAAGGGGAAGAAACCTTCAAAGACAGACCCCCGATTCTTTCTCGTCCCAGAAGAAAGAATCTACACAGTATTGGTACCATGCCTTGAAGGGCATTCTGAAAATCTGGCAgtagttttattcttttcaaaatccatactatttcattataaattacttttattttccctttagctCAAACTTAAgatatattgaattttaaaaaattatgtttggaGATAGGTCATATTATCTATACATTTTACTTCCGGTTAGTAAAGGTGGTTTCACCACATATTTGTTGTAAAATAGAAGGGCTGTTGGGGTCCAATAGGGTTGGGACCCTCTGTTCAAGGCCACTGACTCATAGTCCATCTCGAGGGTCACTCACTGATATGTTAAAGCAGAATTTGCAAATGGAAGCTTGTTAAAGTCAATGTTTCCTTTGGCCtgcacagtatttttaaaaatgtgaattattttgCCAACATTTACAATATCTGGAGATTTTATATTAACACCCACATTTCTGGCTTTTTGAAATAactagcatttaaaaatgtacaccaGTATATGCATGACAGCCTTGACAAGCCCTGACCCACATCTGGGGCTACATTTGCTGAAGGTGAGGTGAAGCTGCTCCCCTCAGACCAGACACTCGCATCGACATTACCTGCTTGGCTTCTGCGATGTCTGTGTTTGAATCAGCTTAAATAGAGGTGGTGGCACGCAGCTCTAATGAGAAGAGAAGGAACAAGGGGAAGCAGACTGCCAGGGGTGAAAGTAGCGTGAAAGAGatagaggaaagggagaaaaagagaggaaagagcacCAAAAAGGGGATTGTGAAAATAATGGATGGCAACAGAGTGCTATTAGCCCACTTGCTTGAATCCAGGTCTTCTCAGGAGTGAGGAGGCATTAGGAGGTCTATTTCTGGGTGTGCACAGGGTACGGAAGGAGTAATGACATCAAGGTTTCCTTTCCTTGCTTCTGTCCGCACTGGTAGATACAGCTGAAATTCAGTGATGAATGAACACTGGGAGCAGCCTGGAAAGGAAAATGTGATCACAAGGGGTGGCGTGCAGCCTGAGAAGTGTGCGGAAAGGGGGAAGGTGGACAATGTCGCAAAGGCATATGGAGAGGCGCAATGTCCAAACACTGTCCTGATCCTCAAGTAGCTTAGCATCATcgaaacctctttttttttctcccagcacCCATCCCTGGGCCATTCCCCAGTCATTGGAGCAACCTGAGATTTTCCTCAAAGGGCAGCTCTCACAGCAACCCCCCGCTTCCTGATTTCCCTGGGCacagtgctggctgctgcagcCACTCAACAGTTACTGACCCCAGAACTGAGGTCCTCGGCCATGAAGGCTCCTTCCTACGTATGAGACTCCTCAGCTAGGGACAGCATCGCTCCACAGTCCTCTGGTAGGAAGAGTCACACAGCTCAGTTTATCCTACACGGGGAGCACGCTGTAGAGTTAGACAGCGGCAG encodes:
- the UPP2 gene encoding uridine phosphorylase 2 isoform X1, yielding MASVIPASNRSMRSDRNTYVGKRFVHVKNPYLDLMDEDILYHLDLGTKTHNLPAMFGDVKFVCVGGSPNRMKAFALFMHKELGFEEAEEDIKDICAGTDRYCMYKTGPVLAISHGMGIPSISIMLHELIKLLHHARCCDVTIIRIGTSGGIGIAPGTVVITDIAVDSFFKPRFEQVILDNIVTRSTELDKELSEELFNCSKEIPNFPTLVGHTMCTYDFYEAPIPGPFPSHWSNLRFSSKGSSHSNPPLPDFPGHSAGCCSHSTVTDPRTEVLGHEGSFLRMRLLS